The following are encoded together in the Bacillus sp. NP157 genome:
- a CDS encoding YdbL family protein: MLRKPLITLISLAAIALVGCVTINVYFPEAAAQKAADQFIGTVLDNSGPAAPAEPKPAPKPAAGKQPSASLLDLVIPQAMAAENPDIQVRTPETDAIRERMKGRFGGQLKSLFDSGAVGFTADGLVAVRDAGALPLDQRSQANAAVSQENSDRDQLYAAIAKANGHPEWEAQIRKTFAAGWVERAPSGWYYRDASGAWKRK; this comes from the coding sequence ATGCTCCGCAAGCCCCTGATAACGCTGATCAGCCTGGCCGCCATCGCCCTCGTCGGCTGCGTCACCATCAACGTCTACTTCCCCGAGGCAGCGGCGCAGAAGGCTGCCGACCAGTTCATCGGCACCGTGCTCGACAACAGCGGCCCGGCCGCCCCCGCCGAGCCCAAACCCGCGCCGAAACCGGCGGCCGGCAAGCAACCCTCCGCCTCGCTGCTCGACCTGGTCATCCCCCAGGCCATGGCGGCGGAAAACCCCGACATCCAGGTCCGTACGCCGGAAACCGATGCCATCCGCGAGCGGATGAAAGGCCGTTTCGGCGGGCAGCTCAAGTCGCTGTTCGACAGTGGCGCGGTGGGCTTCACCGCCGATGGCCTGGTCGCCGTGCGCGACGCGGGCGCGCTGCCGCTCGACCAGCGCTCGCAGGCCAACGCGGCCGTGAGCCAGGAAAACAGCGACCGCGACCAGCTCTACGCCGCCATCGCCAAGGCCAACGGCCATCCGGAATGGGAAGCCCAGATCCGCAAGACCTTCGCCGCCGGCTGGGTCGAGCGCGCTCCGTCGGGCTGGTATTATCGGGACGCCTCCGGCGCCTGGAAGCGCAAGTAG
- a CDS encoding response regulator, giving the protein MDPTRPPPLDRSIVRTVLVADDDPSTRQFLSGALVSLGFDVALAVDGADALRQARATRFDALLIDCRMPHGGAIDVLRDLLESIDAASAGVPAFATSAEISPVLRGDIEAAGFVGCIEKPCKIAALKFALEAALGVDPRMQLLDDADGLKATGDAQILDSLRELLRIELQQLRSELHTLAHDPAGLVDRLHRLRSACGFCGATRLGAQTRALQGHVVEARQAAPAMLERFRREVEATIVALAR; this is encoded by the coding sequence ATGGACCCGACCCGGCCGCCCCCACTTGACCGCAGCATCGTTCGCACCGTACTGGTCGCGGACGACGACCCCTCCACCCGTCAGTTCCTCTCCGGCGCGCTGGTCTCGCTGGGCTTCGACGTGGCGCTGGCGGTGGATGGCGCGGATGCGCTGCGCCAGGCCAGGGCGACCCGCTTCGACGCCTTGCTGATCGACTGCCGGATGCCGCATGGCGGGGCCATCGACGTCTTGCGCGACCTGCTCGAAAGCATCGATGCGGCCTCCGCGGGTGTCCCCGCGTTCGCCACCAGTGCGGAGATTTCCCCCGTGCTGCGCGGGGACATCGAAGCGGCCGGCTTCGTCGGCTGCATCGAAAAACCATGCAAGATCGCTGCGTTGAAATTCGCGCTGGAAGCCGCCCTCGGCGTCGACCCACGAATGCAACTGCTGGATGACGCCGACGGACTCAAGGCCACGGGGGATGCCCAGATCCTGGATTCGCTGCGTGAGCTGCTCCGCATCGAATTGCAGCAGTTGCGCAGCGAGCTGCACACGCTGGCGCACGATCCCGCCGGCCTGGTCGATCGCCTGCATCGGCTGCGCTCTGCCTGTGGATTCTGCGGCGCGACGCGGCTGGGTGCGCAGACCAGGGCGCTGCAGGGTCATGTGGTGGAGGCACGGCAGGCCGCACCGGCGATGCTTGAGCGATTCCGGCGCGAGGTAGAGGCGACGATCGTGGCGCTTGCAAGGTAG